From the genome of Virgibacillus siamensis, one region includes:
- a CDS encoding HAD family hydrolase yields the protein MTYRILFLDIDGTTLGPDHTVPESTKQAIKKVTEQGLHIFFATGRPLHELNQLSRELGVYSYIGYNGAHVVHQGKTILNATLNREIVQKYLDIAYEHDHEAVLYTKEANCFTTLTRDFVKQFIDTFQLKQNKIFTWEKADEILGATLLNVNPSQENLYDFDPSTHLSPVQVAGVTNCYDIIRDNVNKGKAVERVLKVLDIKPEEAIAFGDGMNDKEMLAAAGESFAMENAHPDLFEYAKHRTTSVEEDGIANGLKKLGLLV from the coding sequence ATGACTTATAGAATTTTATTTTTGGATATTGACGGGACCACCTTAGGACCGGACCATACAGTACCGGAATCAACAAAACAAGCGATTAAAAAAGTAACGGAACAAGGACTCCATATATTCTTTGCTACCGGAAGGCCACTCCATGAATTGAATCAGCTTTCCAGAGAGTTGGGTGTTTACTCATACATAGGTTATAACGGTGCACATGTTGTTCATCAAGGCAAAACAATTCTAAATGCCACGCTTAACCGGGAAATTGTCCAAAAGTACTTGGATATTGCCTATGAGCATGATCATGAAGCTGTATTGTATACAAAGGAAGCCAACTGCTTCACAACCTTAACCAGAGATTTTGTTAAGCAATTTATTGATACATTTCAGCTCAAGCAAAATAAAATATTTACCTGGGAAAAAGCAGATGAAATACTTGGTGCCACATTACTGAACGTAAACCCTTCACAGGAGAACCTCTATGACTTTGACCCATCCACACACCTATCACCTGTACAGGTGGCAGGTGTTACGAATTGCTATGACATCATTCGGGACAATGTCAATAAAGGGAAAGCTGTTGAGCGAGTTTTAAAAGTATTGGACATTAAGCCGGAGGAAGCAATTGCTTTCGGTGACGGAATGAATGATAAAGAAATGCTTGCTGCTGCAGGCGAAAGTTTTGCAATGGAAAACGCTCACCCCGACCTGTTTGAATATGCCAAGCACCGGACAACATCCGTTGAGGAAGATGGCATTGCAAATGGACTGAAAAAACTGGGACTGCTTGTCTGA
- a CDS encoding chemotaxis protein, which translates to MGQKIGVLILHGAGTPERDFAEKMIQQISGDFRDKCGTNRVDLEFEPVFWSSVFAQEQQQLWKSMQHDADLDYGWLRQFVITFLSDAVAYQPTSAGGQNYDKVHTVVAKSIRQLKERAGETAPLCVISHSLGSIVASNYFYDLQYRRSNIRALTKQNSDDTPIENCETMALFYSLGSPMALWSLRYIDFGSPITVPSPHMTDHYPGITGEWLNFYDKDDILAYPLKGLNDAYKEAVTEDVEVNAGGLLTSWNPLSHAKYDTDGDVISKITDGLLRVWKNVNASR; encoded by the coding sequence ATGGGACAAAAAATTGGCGTACTCATTTTGCATGGTGCAGGGACTCCGGAACGTGATTTTGCCGAAAAAATGATTCAACAGATTTCGGGTGACTTCCGGGATAAATGCGGAACTAACCGGGTTGACCTGGAATTTGAACCTGTTTTCTGGTCATCCGTATTTGCACAGGAGCAGCAGCAGCTTTGGAAAAGTATGCAGCATGATGCAGACTTGGATTATGGATGGCTCAGGCAATTTGTGATTACATTTTTATCAGATGCTGTTGCCTACCAGCCTACAAGCGCGGGCGGACAAAATTATGATAAGGTGCATACAGTTGTCGCAAAATCAATTCGTCAGTTGAAAGAGCGGGCGGGTGAAACGGCGCCGCTTTGTGTCATCAGTCACAGTCTGGGTTCTATTGTGGCAAGTAATTATTTTTATGATTTGCAGTACAGAAGAAGCAACATACGGGCATTAACGAAACAAAATTCTGATGATACACCGATAGAGAATTGTGAAACGATGGCATTGTTTTATTCGCTGGGCAGTCCAATGGCTCTTTGGTCTCTCCGTTATATTGATTTCGGGTCACCAATCACAGTACCATCACCCCATATGACAGATCATTATCCTGGCATCACCGGGGAATGGCTGAATTTTTATGATAAAGACGATATTTTGGCTTATCCGCTTAAAGGACTTAATGATGCTTATAAAGAAGCAGTGACTGAAGATGTTGAAGTGAACGCCGGCGGACTGCTGACAAGCTGGAATCCGCTGTCCCATGCCAAATATGATACAGATGGCGATGTGATTTCAAAGATTACAGATGGCCTGCTTCGTGTATGGAAAAATGTTAATGCCAGTCGATAA
- a CDS encoding alpha/beta-type small acid-soluble spore protein: MGDNNNNDLLVPGARDSVENLKNEISNELGVQPGADTTARDNGAVGGEMVKRMIRIAESSMSNRNK, encoded by the coding sequence ATGGGAGACAACAATAATAACGATTTGCTGGTGCCGGGTGCCAGGGATTCGGTCGAGAATTTAAAAAATGAAATTTCCAATGAACTCGGTGTCCAGCCTGGTGCGGACACAACAGCACGTGATAATGGTGCAGTAGGTGGAGAAATGGTGAAACGCATGATTAGAATCGCTGAATCAAGCATGTCCAACAGAAATAAATAG
- a CDS encoding penicillin acylase family protein, producing the protein METAANRVIKPRPKRNKKKITLITLGIILIIGPILIFFVNAFINRSIAQTEGTIKLSALHDKVTVITDENGVPHIKAANAHDLYMAQGYIQAQSRMFQMELSRRQASGTLSEVVGEATIEQDKYFRTLGLRRAAERSYKMYSNESKHVLQWFSDGVNAYIDQAKANNSLPVEFTLLGKEPDKWTPIDSLTIGKYMAFDLGGHWERQAFNYYALNHFTPEKAYELFPKYPENKPAIMDETQVNIAQSFTHAVIPHAYNGSNNWVVSGEKTKSGKPLLANDPHLGFATPSIWYQMHLETPEMNVSGVIFAGVPGIILGHNDEIAWGVTNTGPDVQQLYLEKRNPKNEHEFLYEGTWEEANVIQEPIHVKGGETIKYEVVETRHGPVISGFANKSARDMVLSLRWTALDPTTELAAILDMNRASNWSEFEKALEKFHAPAQNFVFASKKGMIAFKANGKIPVYEDGNDALLPLKGWKAENNWKGFIPFDELPTVVNPEKGFIATANNKIVGANYPYHISNVWAQPYRFERITEVLKSGDHFTADDMMALQMDQMNLRAKEFVPAFLQVLEAEDLSDTEKQALTLLQDWNYKDNKAAPQPLLFHRWMEEIETILYEDAIPEDIMELFGGKGQTTDNILRRGNKSDWIEDNGGMQKVLHQSLKNALEELTTVYGSDLMAWKWGDYHKVQFYHPLSSVSPVLEFFFNREDPIPVGGSSVTPMAASYNQETGIVDHGASWRFVIDTNQMWKGYHIVGPGQAGHFKSKWYHDQMDNWVNGNYHITKTKGMKGNRLILMP; encoded by the coding sequence ATGGAGACTGCGGCTAATCGGGTAATTAAACCAAGGCCAAAGCGCAATAAGAAAAAAATAACGCTGATCACACTTGGAATCATCCTGATCATTGGACCTATTCTTATATTTTTTGTAAATGCTTTTATTAATCGTTCAATAGCACAGACGGAAGGAACGATTAAGCTGTCTGCCCTTCATGATAAGGTTACCGTGATAACGGATGAAAATGGGGTTCCACATATTAAAGCAGCAAATGCTCATGATTTATACATGGCACAAGGATATATCCAGGCACAAAGCAGAATGTTCCAAATGGAGCTGTCACGCAGACAGGCTTCAGGCACATTGAGTGAAGTTGTTGGCGAGGCAACAATAGAACAGGATAAGTATTTCCGGACACTCGGTTTAAGACGTGCTGCGGAAAGGTCCTATAAAATGTATTCCAACGAAAGCAAGCATGTATTGCAATGGTTTAGTGATGGTGTAAATGCATATATTGATCAGGCTAAAGCAAATAACAGTCTGCCTGTTGAATTCACACTGCTCGGAAAGGAACCGGATAAATGGACACCGATAGATTCACTCACGATTGGGAAATACATGGCTTTTGATCTTGGCGGGCATTGGGAACGTCAGGCATTTAATTATTATGCCCTAAACCATTTTACTCCGGAAAAAGCATATGAATTGTTTCCGAAGTATCCGGAAAACAAACCGGCTATAATGGATGAAACACAGGTCAATATTGCCCAAAGTTTTACACATGCGGTTATTCCGCATGCATATAACGGCAGTAACAATTGGGTTGTCAGCGGCGAAAAGACCAAATCCGGCAAGCCGCTTCTGGCAAATGATCCGCACCTTGGGTTTGCCACGCCATCGATATGGTATCAAATGCACCTGGAAACGCCGGAAATGAATGTAAGCGGGGTTATTTTTGCCGGTGTACCGGGAATCATTCTTGGTCATAACGACGAAATCGCCTGGGGTGTGACCAACACGGGCCCCGATGTGCAGCAGCTTTATCTTGAAAAACGAAATCCGAAAAATGAACATGAATTTTTATATGAAGGCACATGGGAAGAGGCGAATGTTATCCAGGAACCCATTCATGTAAAAGGCGGTGAAACCATTAAGTATGAGGTCGTCGAAACCCGTCATGGTCCGGTTATTTCCGGATTTGCCAATAAGAGCGCCCGGGACATGGTACTTTCACTAAGATGGACGGCACTTGATCCGACGACAGAACTTGCTGCCATTTTGGATATGAACCGGGCATCTAATTGGTCCGAATTCGAAAAAGCACTGGAAAAATTTCATGCACCCGCACAAAATTTTGTTTTCGCATCGAAAAAAGGAATGATTGCGTTTAAAGCGAACGGGAAAATACCAGTTTATGAGGATGGGAATGATGCGCTGCTTCCACTGAAAGGGTGGAAAGCGGAAAATAACTGGAAAGGATTCATCCCATTTGATGAACTGCCAACAGTCGTTAACCCGGAAAAAGGATTTATTGCGACGGCAAATAATAAAATTGTCGGTGCTAACTATCCATATCATATTAGTAATGTCTGGGCACAGCCGTACCGGTTTGAACGAATTACGGAAGTACTGAAATCAGGTGATCATTTTACGGCAGACGATATGATGGCATTGCAGATGGATCAGATGAATTTACGGGCAAAAGAGTTTGTTCCCGCTTTTTTACAAGTACTTGAAGCTGAAGATCTGTCTGATACGGAAAAACAGGCGTTAACATTATTGCAGGACTGGAATTACAAGGACAATAAAGCGGCACCGCAACCGCTTTTATTTCATCGCTGGATGGAGGAAATAGAAACAATTTTGTATGAAGATGCCATTCCGGAAGACATCATGGAGTTGTTCGGCGGAAAAGGTCAGACGACAGATAATATACTGCGAAGGGGGAATAAGTCCGATTGGATAGAGGATAATGGCGGTATGCAAAAGGTGCTCCATCAATCATTGAAAAATGCGTTGGAGGAACTCACCACTGTATATGGCAGTGATCTGATGGCCTGGAAATGGGGCGATTATCATAAGGTCCAGTTCTATCATCCACTTTCATCGGTAAGTCCGGTTCTGGAATTCTTCTTCAATCGAGAGGATCCGATTCCTGTTGGTGGAAGCAGTGTTACGCCAATGGCCGCAAGTTACAATCAGGAAACGGGAATTGTTGATCATGGTGCATCATGGCGTTTTGTAATCGATACGAACCAAATGTGGAAGGGATACCATATTGTTGGTCCCGGTCAGGCCGGGCATTTCAAAAGCAAGTGGTATCACGATCAAATGGATAACTGGGTTAATGGGAATTATCATATTACGAAAACGAAAGGCATGAAAGGGAACCGGCTTATATTAATGCCATAA
- the metA gene encoding homoserine O-acetyltransferase MetA: MPINVPKELPASDALKQEKIFVMDEDRARTQDIRPLNILILNLMPEKEKTELQLLRLLGNTPLQVNISFLRTETHRSKHVSRHHLENFYTTFEHVKERRYDGLIITGAPIEHLEFEDVNYWGELTEIMDWAKRNVTSTLHICWGAQACLYHHYGIKKYELPKKSFGIFKHQISDPTIKLVRGFDEIYLAPHSRYTTVSGEEVEKNPELKLLSVSEEGAPFIIMSNDAKNVMITGHLEYDATTLAEEYKRDIDRGLEIDKPLNYFPDNNVNERPPNVWRSHSHLLFSNWLNYYVYQETPFEWE, encoded by the coding sequence TTGCCAATCAATGTACCGAAAGAATTACCTGCAAGTGATGCTTTAAAACAGGAAAAAATATTTGTGATGGACGAAGATCGTGCAAGGACACAGGATATCCGTCCTCTTAATATATTAATTCTAAATTTAATGCCGGAAAAAGAAAAAACCGAACTGCAGCTGTTGCGGTTACTTGGGAATACGCCGCTTCAGGTTAATATCAGTTTTTTGCGGACGGAAACCCATCGCTCAAAACATGTAAGCCGACATCACCTGGAAAATTTTTATACAACGTTTGAACATGTTAAAGAACGTCGTTACGATGGGTTGATCATTACCGGTGCCCCAATTGAACATCTTGAATTTGAGGATGTAAATTACTGGGGGGAATTGACGGAAATAATGGATTGGGCTAAACGCAATGTGACTTCCACATTACATATTTGCTGGGGAGCACAGGCGTGCTTGTATCATCACTATGGAATTAAAAAATATGAGCTGCCAAAGAAAAGCTTTGGTATTTTTAAACACCAAATTTCTGATCCGACAATAAAACTTGTGCGCGGATTTGATGAAATTTATCTCGCACCGCATTCCAGGTATACCACCGTTTCCGGGGAGGAAGTAGAAAAGAACCCCGAATTAAAATTGCTGTCCGTTTCTGAAGAAGGTGCACCGTTCATCATCATGTCCAACGATGCCAAAAATGTAATGATTACAGGGCACTTGGAGTATGATGCAACCACACTGGCCGAGGAATACAAACGTGATATTGACAGGGGACTGGAAATCGATAAACCTTTGAATTATTTTCCCGATAATAACGTAAACGAACGACCGCCCAATGTATGGAGGTCACATAGTCATCTGCTTTTTTCCAACTGGCTGAATTACTATGTGTATCAGGAAACGCCATTTGAATGGGAATAG
- a CDS encoding phosphodiester glycosidase family protein, with protein sequence MNQKWWIRSVQMFVLAMVLFVPAMQADAAFNPASEVRSSSDRTEPEITVGPDGATIVSEKETTTIGPGIELTTFERFDSRGWINGEMMTVDLTNDKSSTDLLFPGEISKAKPVSEMAAAAGAIGGVNGDFFDINDTNAPLGTAIKDGKLLKGPQGTHTLTVGVDKHGIGHITDIFLDGTIHLPSGDYPLAAFNQYTVPEGGIGLYTPLWGKAQRSETGSDIYEVTVRNGNVIAVDNSAGKGEIREGTIVLTGRGQGADRLRNLTIGDSVTVEYAPKADDEAMMDFAVGGNAVLIENGQVQAGLDDTTTAPRTAVGLSRDGKKMILAAIDGRQVDSRGMTYKELAHFMKEQGAYTALNIDGGGSTTMVARKPGKADARVVNSPSDGEERNVPNGIGIFAKAGSGELTGFTVETVIDVENSNRVFPGLSRTFTGLGYDENYFPVAVNDISWQAIPANVGSFDKNGVFYAEKSGSAQARAKVKSVKGTAPLTVLGELDRIETTTAHLSLEMGSEDTFTVIGYDEAGYSAPIESRDIELDYDETVISIKENKHGGFKIVPKKDGSATLITIRVLDMEIKVPATVGFSSETVSDFEELTSWESAKYPFSVKASLEPASGKEGKGIKLNYDFTTTTATRAAYLQASPKLELPGDVQKIGLWVKGDGNGAWLRMVIEDASDTRYTLNLADEVNWTGWKYVETTLPDGIQYPVNLWRIYPVETNGDEQYTGQLIFDNLTVEVPPAVDMPEQSEEEPDSLIIQNGTIDSDRWKFAVLADSQFTAATPNGRAAKMARESLRQIVRENPDFLVINGDLVDTAWEEDFEFAKQLLEEEVGDSIPIYYIPGNHEIAGPGTLNNFLDVFEENRFTFDHEGTRFILLDSSTGSFRTSDFEQLPELKESLQGATTDPAINNVVVFSHHPTRDPLPTDNSQLQDSKEAALIEKWLTNFRKNSDGKGAIYISGHAHTVNVERVEGVPYMVVGPSGKAPYGAPDEGGFYAWTMFGVDATPVPDKANGPDQASDRSNVYGSEWIQAKVRPLLQSITLHAPDAVDVGETVTISATGHQHGNLEFPLEYPATVTWKGSGNLFIGKDSKLEQAKKSGKYAAVFDTASHTLEALSSGEISLVVESNDVQAEQKIELTNVN encoded by the coding sequence ATGAATCAAAAATGGTGGATTCGCAGTGTGCAGATGTTCGTTTTAGCAATGGTATTGTTTGTTCCTGCGATGCAGGCAGATGCAGCTTTCAACCCTGCATCTGAAGTGCGGTCATCTTCTGATCGGACAGAGCCGGAAATAACTGTTGGTCCGGATGGTGCAACAATTGTTTCCGAAAAAGAGACAACAACAATTGGTCCGGGTATTGAATTGACAACGTTTGAACGGTTTGATTCACGTGGCTGGATTAATGGTGAAATGATGACCGTCGACCTCACGAATGATAAAAGCTCAACAGATCTTCTTTTTCCTGGTGAAATTTCAAAAGCGAAGCCAGTGTCGGAAATGGCAGCAGCGGCGGGGGCAATCGGTGGTGTCAATGGTGACTTTTTTGACATCAATGATACAAATGCACCTCTCGGGACCGCAATTAAAGATGGCAAACTATTAAAAGGACCACAGGGTACGCATACGTTGACTGTCGGTGTGGACAAGCATGGAATAGGACATATTACAGATATTTTTCTTGATGGGACAATACACCTTCCAAGTGGTGATTATCCGCTTGCGGCATTCAACCAATACACGGTTCCAGAAGGTGGAATTGGCCTGTATACACCACTTTGGGGAAAAGCGCAACGTTCTGAAACAGGGTCTGATATTTATGAGGTAACTGTTAGAAATGGTAACGTAATTGCAGTAGATAATAGTGCAGGTAAAGGTGAAATTCGAGAAGGTACAATTGTACTGACAGGCAGGGGACAAGGTGCTGATCGACTTCGGAATCTCACAATTGGTGACAGTGTTACGGTTGAATATGCACCGAAGGCTGATGATGAGGCGATGATGGACTTTGCGGTCGGTGGCAATGCAGTTTTAATTGAAAATGGACAGGTTCAGGCGGGACTGGATGATACTACAACAGCTCCACGGACAGCTGTCGGGCTTTCCCGGGACGGAAAAAAGATGATTCTCGCTGCAATTGATGGACGGCAAGTGGACAGCAGGGGGATGACGTATAAAGAATTAGCACATTTTATGAAGGAACAGGGAGCCTATACAGCCTTAAATATTGATGGCGGGGGATCAACCACAATGGTGGCACGGAAACCCGGCAAAGCAGACGCAAGGGTGGTTAATTCTCCTTCTGATGGAGAAGAGCGGAACGTGCCAAATGGAATCGGTATTTTCGCGAAAGCCGGCAGTGGTGAACTAACAGGCTTTACCGTTGAAACCGTAATAGATGTTGAAAACAGCAATCGGGTATTTCCGGGTTTAAGCCGAACGTTTACCGGGCTTGGATATGATGAAAATTATTTTCCGGTAGCAGTGAATGATATTTCCTGGCAGGCAATACCGGCGAATGTCGGGTCTTTTGATAAAAATGGCGTTTTTTATGCAGAAAAATCAGGGTCCGCACAGGCACGGGCAAAAGTCAAATCCGTTAAAGGCACAGCGCCGCTGACAGTACTTGGAGAGCTTGATCGGATTGAGACCACAACTGCGCATCTCAGTCTGGAAATGGGCAGTGAAGATACATTTACTGTTATCGGGTATGACGAAGCCGGATATTCCGCTCCGATTGAGTCGAGGGATATTGAGCTTGATTATGATGAAACCGTTATTTCGATTAAGGAAAATAAGCATGGCGGTTTTAAGATTGTGCCAAAAAAGGATGGTTCAGCAACCCTAATCACCATTCGAGTGCTTGATATGGAAATAAAAGTTCCTGCAACAGTAGGGTTTTCCTCTGAGACGGTTTCGGATTTTGAAGAATTAACAAGCTGGGAATCGGCAAAGTATCCTTTTAGTGTCAAGGCTTCCCTTGAACCTGCCTCTGGTAAAGAAGGAAAGGGGATCAAATTAAATTATGATTTTACGACAACTACGGCAACGCGTGCAGCTTACTTACAAGCATCACCCAAACTGGAATTGCCAGGAGATGTTCAGAAGATTGGCTTATGGGTAAAAGGTGATGGTAATGGAGCTTGGCTGCGGATGGTAATTGAAGATGCTTCAGATACGCGATATACATTAAATTTAGCGGATGAAGTCAATTGGACTGGCTGGAAGTATGTTGAAACAACGTTGCCGGATGGGATTCAATACCCTGTGAATTTATGGCGGATTTATCCAGTGGAAACCAATGGCGATGAACAATATACAGGGCAATTGATTTTTGATAATTTGACAGTCGAAGTACCTCCCGCTGTCGATATGCCTGAACAGAGTGAGGAAGAACCTGATTCACTCATTATACAAAACGGCACGATTGACAGTGATCGCTGGAAATTTGCAGTTCTTGCTGACAGTCAATTTACTGCAGCTACACCAAATGGACGGGCAGCGAAAATGGCCCGGGAATCACTCAGACAAATTGTCCGGGAAAATCCTGATTTCCTTGTCATTAATGGTGATCTTGTTGACACTGCCTGGGAGGAGGATTTTGAGTTTGCCAAACAACTTCTTGAAGAAGAAGTAGGGGACAGCATACCGATTTATTACATCCCCGGCAATCATGAAATAGCCGGACCTGGAACACTTAATAATTTCTTGGATGTTTTTGAAGAAAATCGTTTTACCTTTGATCATGAAGGAACACGTTTTATATTGCTTGATTCCTCAACAGGCAGCTTCCGTACAAGTGATTTTGAGCAACTGCCTGAGTTGAAAGAATCACTTCAAGGTGCAACAACGGATCCCGCCATTAATAACGTTGTCGTATTTAGTCATCATCCGACACGGGATCCGCTTCCCACCGACAACAGCCAACTGCAGGACAGTAAAGAAGCAGCGTTAATAGAGAAATGGCTCACAAATTTTCGAAAAAATTCCGATGGGAAAGGCGCCATCTATATTAGCGGTCATGCACATACAGTAAATGTTGAACGGGTGGAGGGTGTTCCGTATATGGTTGTAGGACCATCCGGAAAAGCGCCTTATGGGGCACCTGATGAAGGCGGGTTCTATGCCTGGACAATGTTTGGTGTGGATGCGACCCCGGTACCTGATAAAGCAAATGGACCAGATCAGGCATCAGATAGAAGCAATGTTTATGGTTCCGAATGGATACAGGCTAAGGTGCGGCCATTGTTGCAGTCCATTACGCTGCATGCACCTGATGCGGTTGATGTCGGTGAGACAGTTACCATCAGTGCGACAGGTCATCAGCATGGAAATCTTGAATTTCCGCTGGAATACCCTGCCACAGTTACTTGGAAGGGCAGTGGAAATCTTTTTATCGGTAAGGACAGTAAACTGGAGCAAGCAAAAAAATCCGGTAAATATGCAGCAGTTTTTGATACTGCTTCCCATACGCTTGAAGCATTATCTTCCGGTGAAATTTCTTTGGTCGTTGAATCAAATGACGTACAAGCGGAACAGAAAATTGAATTGACCAATGTAAATTGA
- a CDS encoding FMN-binding glutamate synthase family protein codes for MDVAGILIVIGFIAAALIILILLAIGIRLFVEDRTQRQHPVLRNYPVLGRIRYFLEKIGPEMRQYFFDNDREGKPFSRNDYQHIVKKAKYKRDVMGFGSQRNFEEEGYYVRNSMFPKLTEELKMDRETKQTTGRYLLIKDPLFTQRTEDWEEDESPVYLLDEDDTIIIGENCRYPFKVRGQIGMSAMSYGSLGDRAITALSEGLGIAKGAWMNTGEGGLSEYHLKGNVDVIMQIGPGMFGVRDKEGNFNWDELLEKSKIPQLKAFEVKLAQGAKTRGGHLDGEKVTEEIARIRMVEPFESIDSPNRFPEFDDIPSLFGFIGKIREHTGMPVGMKIVVGSHMEAEELAKTIKELGTGPDFITVDGSEGGTGASYQELADSVGLPIRSALPLVDYSLKKYGVRDQVKIFASGKMFSPDRVAIALSMGADLVNIARGFMITVGCIQTLKCHSNVCPVGVATTDPDLQRALVIDEKKYRAANYLITMRKGLFRIAAASGLNSPVHFSKEHIVYKDDKGKTWSLDDIYESMVQDHGKGSANA; via the coding sequence ATGGACGTAGCAGGGATCCTGATTGTTATCGGCTTCATTGCGGCAGCGTTAATTATATTGATTTTACTGGCGATTGGAATTCGATTGTTTGTGGAAGACCGGACACAGCGGCAGCATCCGGTATTGCGCAACTATCCGGTATTGGGTCGTATTCGTTATTTCCTGGAAAAAATCGGACCGGAGATGCGTCAGTATTTTTTCGATAATGATCGGGAGGGAAAACCATTTTCAAGGAATGATTATCAGCATATTGTAAAAAAGGCAAAATATAAACGGGATGTCATGGGATTTGGTTCGCAGCGGAACTTTGAGGAAGAAGGTTATTATGTTAGGAATTCCATGTTTCCGAAACTGACGGAAGAATTGAAAATGGATCGTGAAACCAAGCAGACTACCGGGCGTTACTTATTAATTAAAGACCCGTTATTTACGCAGCGGACCGAGGATTGGGAGGAAGATGAATCACCTGTTTACCTGCTTGATGAGGATGACACCATCATCATCGGGGAGAATTGCCGATACCCATTTAAGGTAAGAGGTCAGATTGGTATGTCTGCGATGAGTTATGGCTCATTGGGTGATCGGGCAATAACAGCACTTTCCGAGGGACTGGGAATCGCCAAAGGTGCTTGGATGAATACAGGAGAAGGCGGACTTTCTGAATATCATTTAAAAGGCAATGTCGATGTTATTATGCAAATCGGCCCCGGAATGTTTGGTGTCCGTGATAAAGAAGGTAACTTCAATTGGGATGAATTGTTGGAAAAAAGTAAAATCCCCCAATTAAAAGCATTCGAAGTGAAGCTTGCGCAAGGGGCTAAAACACGCGGCGGCCATCTCGACGGGGAAAAAGTTACCGAAGAGATTGCCAGAATCCGGATGGTGGAACCGTTCGAGTCAATTGACAGTCCAAACCGTTTTCCTGAATTTGATGATATTCCGTCACTATTTGGGTTTATCGGAAAAATTCGTGAACATACGGGAATGCCGGTTGGAATGAAAATTGTTGTCGGCAGTCATATGGAAGCAGAAGAATTGGCAAAAACAATAAAGGAACTCGGAACAGGGCCGGACTTTATCACTGTAGACGGAAGTGAAGGCGGAACCGGTGCCTCATACCAGGAATTGGCAGACAGTGTCGGACTCCCGATTCGTTCAGCACTTCCGCTTGTAGACTATTCTCTGAAAAAATATGGTGTACGGGATCAAGTGAAAATTTTTGCATCCGGGAAGATGTTTTCACCTGACAGGGTGGCCATCGCCCTTTCAATGGGTGCCGACCTTGTAAACATAGCACGCGGCTTTATGATTACGGTTGGGTGTATTCAAACACTTAAGTGCCATTCCAATGTATGTCCAGTCGGTGTCGCAACAACAGACCCGGATCTGCAACGAGCACTTGTTATTGATGAAAAAAAATACCGCGCCGCCAACTATCTGATTACAATGCGAAAAGGTCTGTTCCGTATCGCAGCGGCATCCGGGCTAAACTCCCCGGTCCATTTCAGCAAGGAACATATCGTGTATAAAGATGATAAAGGCAAAACATGGTCACTCGACGACATTTATGAATCAATGGTACAGGACCATGGAAAAGGGAGTGCAAATGCATAA